One genomic window of Misgurnus anguillicaudatus chromosome 12, ASM2758022v2, whole genome shotgun sequence includes the following:
- the LOC141369021 gene encoding uncharacterized protein has protein sequence MSRSLISQHFESILPEYQHISTVSVPRTNKYRAPLATSGTNLINIKLEKNTLTDEPRMLKFGLLNIRSLTNKEPIVNEIVTDQNLDALCLTETWIKADDYISLNESTPQDYYYKHEPRLKGRGGGVATIYNKIFKVNQKSEVKFKSFELMLLNMEITDRNHKQLSFALATIYRPPGHHADFLKEIADFLSELVVTVDKALIVGDFNIHVDNPKDALGRAFMDVLNSLNIRQNVTGPTHTRKHTLDLILSLGLNINDIEISPQSDAVSDHYLVSYTVLLDRITQSTTCYRLARTIISTTKDRFFSTLPDLSQIKQVADNSDDLDIVIENLNNVCSNTLDAVAPIRKKRIKEKPPAPWYDHHTAALKKATRKMERNYRSTKLEVWRAAWKESVKQYRQAIKTARSTYLSKLINENHNNPRFLFSTVAKLTRNKEQTETNSKLQHNSNDFMNFFSNKITAIRENIVATQAATTQPVSSLNTRLPYEHLDSFKPTTIDELSRLVTSSKSSSCILDPVPTKLLKEVFPVVSTPVLNIFNSSLEIGYVPTAFKLAVIKPLIKNRSLIRESLITLDQSQISLFFRKY, from the coding sequence atgtcaagatcacttatatcccagcacttcgagtcaatcttaccagaatatcaacacatttcaactgtatctgttccccgaacaaataaatacagagcaccgcttgccacatctggtacaaatctgattaatataaaattagaaaaaaatactttaacagatgaacctcgaatgttaaaattcggccttcttaacattagatcgcttaccaataaagaacctattgtcaatgaaatagttacagaccaaaacttagatgcactctgtttaacagaaacctggattaaagcagacgactacattagtttaaacgaatccaccccacaagactattattataaacacgaacctcgattaaaggggagagggggtggtgtagctacaatatacaacaaaatttttaaagtaaaccaaaaatctgaagtaaaatttaaatcattcgaactaatgttgttaaacatggaaataaccgatcgtaaccacaaacagctctcttttgccttagctacaatctatagacctccgggccaccatgcagatttccttaaagaaatagcagatttcctgtctgagcttgtagtcactgtagataaagctcttatcgttggtgattttaatattcatgtggataacccaaaagatgcactaggacgtgcatttatggatgttctaaattctctcaatattagacaaaacgtgacagggccaacgcatactcgtaagcacacattagacttaattctgtcactcgggctcaatattaatgacatcgaaatatcacctcagagtgatgcagtttctgaccattaccttgtgtcatacactgtacttctagataggatcactcaatccacaacatgctacagattagccagaacaataatttccaccactaaagatagattttttagcactcttccagacctgtcccaaattaaacaagTAGCAGATAActctgacgatctagatattgtaatagaaaacctaaacaatgtctgttctaacacattggatgccgttgctcccattcgaaaaaagagaatcaaagaaaaaccgccagctccatggtatgatcatcacactgcagcactcaaaaaggcaactaggaaaatggaaagaaattatagaagcacaaagttagaggtatggcgtgcagcatggaaagagagtgttaaacaatacagacaggctattaaaaccgccagatctacctatcttagcaagcttataaatgagaatcataataaccctcgtttcctcttcagcaccgttgcaaaactgactagaaataaagaacaaacagaaaccaatagtaaacttcaacacaatagtaacgacttcatgaacttcttttctaacaaaattacggctataagggaaaacatcgtagctacccaggcagccaccactcaacccgttagttcacttaacactagactaccatacgaacatcttgattcatttaaacctactacaatagatgagctctctagactagttacatcatccaaatcatcatcctgtatattagaccccgttcccacaaaactgcttaaagaggtattccctgtagtgtcaaccccggttctaaatatctttaactcatccctagaaataggatacgttccaacagctttcaaactagcagttattaaaccgctgattaaaaaccgcagcttgatcagggagagcttaataactttagaccaatctcaaatctcccttttctttcgaaaatattag